One Rhododendron vialii isolate Sample 1 chromosome 2a, ASM3025357v1 genomic region harbors:
- the LOC131315776 gene encoding crocetin glucosyltransferase, chloroplastic-like translates to MDPCVRLLLVTFPGQPQINPGLELAKRLLKMGVDVTYATAFSAINRMIRSTTRTPPGLTFFGFSDGHDGGWEMDNLDNQMEELKRRGSEAVANLITSEAERGQAFMHVVYTPFVPWAGQVAHDLHVPSTFMWIQPATILDIYYYYFNGYGDSIRNNMSDPSWSVELPGLPPVTGSDLPSYLLASNTYNFALPLLKEHFDVLDARNNSKVLVNSFDALEPGALRAIEKLNLVAIGPLIPSAFLDGKDPSDNSFGGDLFEDSKAYIKWLDSKPSDSVIYAAFGSYSPIAKQQLEEISQGLLACGRPFLWVVRATEEEKLSCKEKLEQQGMIVPWCSQVEVLSHPSVGCFLSHCGWNSSMESLVSGVPVVAFPQWADQVTNAKLIQDVWKTGTRVKPNLDHLVESDEIKRCIEMVMGGDEMRTNAKKWKDLAREAGKDGGSSEKNLRTFVDEVRASKVE, encoded by the coding sequence ATGGATCCCTGTGTTCGACTCCTGCTGGTAACGTTTCCAGGGCAGCCGCAAATCAATCCCGGCCTCGAGCTTGCCAAGCGGCTCCTCAAAATGGGCGTCGATGTCACTTATGCAACAGCCTTTTCCGCCATCAATCGCATGATCAGAAGCACGACGAGAACTCCACCGGGCTTGACCTTTTTCGGCTTCTCTGATGGCCACGATGGCGGGTGGGAAATGGACAACCTCGACAACCAAATGGAAGAGCTAAAGCGACGCGGATCAGAGGCTGTAGCAAACCTCATCACATCAGAGGCCGAAAGAGGCCAGGCTTTCATGCATGTGGTTTATACCCCATTTGTCCCTTGGGCAGGCCAGGTTGCACATGATCTTCACGTGCCGTCAACTTTCATGTGGATTCAACCAGCCACCATCTTGGATATTTACTATTATTACTTCAATGGTTATGGGGATTCCATTAGGAACAACATGAGTGACCCCTCATGGTCAGTTGAATTACCGGGACTACCACCGGTAACCGGCAGTGACCTTCCCTCTTATTTGCTTGCTTCAAACACCTATAATTTTGCACTTCCATTACTAAAAGAGCATTTTGATGTGCTTGATGCCCGAAACAATTCAAAAGTACTCGTAAACTCCTTCGATGCTTTAGAGCCTGGAGCCCTAAGAGCAATTGAGAAGCTAAATTTGGTTGCTATTGGACCGTTAATCCCGTCGGCTTTCTTGGATGGAAAGGATCCATCTGACAATTCTTTCGGAGGAGATCTCTTTGAAGATTCAAAAGCCTATATCAAATGGTTGGATTCAAAGCCTAGTGACTCTGTTATTTATGCAGCCTTCGGAAGCTATTCTCCAATAGCGAAGCAACAGTTAGAGGAGATTTCACAAGGGCTGCTTGCCTGTGGAAGGCCCTTTTTGTGGGTGGTAAGAGCCACTGAAGAAGAGAAGCTGAGTTGTAAAGAGAAATTGGAACAACAAGGAATGATAGTGCCGTGGTGTTCTCAAGTGGAGGTTTTGTCACACCCATCAGTTGGGTGTTTCCTATCTCATTGTGGGTGGAATTCTTCTATGGAGAGCTTGGTTTCCGGGGTTCCGGTTGTGGCCTTCCCGCAGTGGGCAGACCAAGTTACGAACGCAAAGCTTATTCAAGATGTTTGGAAGACTGGAACAAGAGTGAAACCAAATCTAGATCACTTAGTCGAGAGTGATGAGATTAAAAGGTGCATAGAAATGGTGATGGGCGGGGATGAAATGAGGACGAATGCTAAGAAGTGGAAGGATTTGGCAAGGGAAGCTGGAAAAGATGGTGGATCATCCGAAAAGAATCTCAGGACTTTTGTTGATGAGGTCAGGGCTAGTAAAGTAGAATGA